Genomic DNA from Telopea speciosissima isolate NSW1024214 ecotype Mountain lineage chromosome 2, Tspe_v1, whole genome shotgun sequence:
TCTACAAGGTTTCGATCGAAATACCAAATGACCGAAAAGTATTAGCCATTTTACCGAAACCCTACAATGCCACGTATAAAATGCCAAATTTTGCACGAAGCTCGAAGTTTCAATTGCAAGAGAGGTTTCAACCAAAAGGGTGGGAAATTCATAGAAATCTGGTTATTTTATCAAATTGCTTCGATATTTGGTTCTATTAAGGCATTGTGGAATGTGGACTAATAAAATGCATCTACTTCAATCGTTCTCTGGATTTGAATAAAGTTATATACAATATTCGAATTTGAAGGTAAATCTTTTTTTCCTTGAAattattttttgcaaaaaaagtACGATAAATATATATTGGTTGGCCTTCAATTTTTTAGTTAGATGTCATAGACTGATCTACAAATTCATGGAGTCAgatttaattttatgttttaattttgttatttatttgaaAAGTTGATTTTCATAAaactaatttttgaaaatacaatGTCAACATAAATTGGTTGGCCCACAATTTTTATATGTTAAGACACCGTTGACCGATCTATGACTTCATGGAGATCTTATTTTCTGTCCCAgaactaatttttttatttaaaaaatttattgtaagaatacaaaaaattaataaaatagagaaaactaatctttttttgtttggaaaatCAAGAAAGTTTTGTGAATTATTATTGATGTGTTTCCAACTAATAGTGATTATTAGTTTGTTGttccttaattaattttctttaatTAGGTCACTATCATttgttaaaaatataaaaaattgttttaagGGTTTTCTTCACCggcactatgcctagtgaagtacaacacttcactatttgccacatggcaatacatgggttagtccatgtgattgGGGACCAGgaaagcatctcattggtacacttttagcttaaaatgagtagaggaagtagctaaatttacacagacaaaaaaaaaaccattttgtattgtatatttatttccatttgatggcattttggcaattttactaaaaaattgaatcagagtttgagcaaatttccttgcttactttggactaaaatttggccattgagatgtatgtggggttctctatcacatggactaacccataaCTGCCAAGTaacaaatagtgaagcgttatacttcactaggctaGTGCCGCTTAGAAGGAACCTAGTTTTAATTGGGAAAACAATATAAGACTTGGGGGAAAATTAAGAAATACCTTCTTGTCGGTTTAGAAGTGTTAATTGTTGTAGAAAAGTTCATAATGTCCGCATTTTCGATGCAACAGTGTAAGAGATTGCAGAATGGCTAATCAATCCCAGGGGAGGGGAGCCCAGCATGGAATCATGGTGTACGTATTAGCATACTATGAGCCCCTACGTTCACAAGAGCGACTCAGTTTGATCATGTCATGCAGGATGCCGACCACGGTGTATGTGCCCCTCATACAGGCTACTTGAGTGGTCCGTGTCACCAGTTCAAAGTCTTCGGACCAGATGAGGCAGAAGATAGCATGGAAGTAGACGTTACAAGCTTGTCTGGCACACTTGGAAGCCTGAGTCTAGAGAAGAGTAGTGGACAAGGTGGGTATGGGCAGTGGCATGAACCTTCATTTGCCGCAAAGAGCTCAAGTTCCGAGTATAGTGGGTATTGAGGTATGGTCAGTATAGCTCTTCTTCATTCCCCACCGAATATGAAGGTCAATCACATAGTGGAGAGCTCCTCATacccagcccccccccccccccaaaaaaaaataataataaataaataaaaataaaaccatatCAGCACAGTCCACAAAGCATTTAGGATGGATCTACATATACACATTCATGTCCTTAAGATCTATATTATAGGTTGGGTTATCCTGCATATGTTGACGATGCCACCTATAGGGCTGTTGTGGTGGACTATGATCATTTTTCAGGCATAGTATGACATGGCCGGCATTGTCATCAAGTGATATTGAGTCCGAGACTCTGTTCCAATGGTCCCAGAGGCACCATAATGATTATGCGGCTACCCACAATAGCATGTTGTATTGATTTTATGGTTGTAAAGTATTGTACATTTGTACTTATTATCAACAATTACACTTTCTGGCAATGTATTGTCAATTTATAACGTTAAATGCTTTCCAATTATATAGTTCTTCATTCCTATTGcatattttaattcttttattgAATGTTTCATATACAggactaaattatgtgtagaatatgCCATATAAGGGAAAGGATACAATAGGCTACAACGTATACtagcaacctagggtccgaagccaaactaccacttagggtttttttttttttaattcatccaaTCTAATGATTCAAACATGAGTAAACGTGCTTAACTAGGCACTACAAGAAATTTCAGAGCAAATTTTCAACATTTGGCCACTGAAATGGTCATTTCAAGTTGACCTGCGAAATGAACCAATTTTCGACTCCATTCGTATATTTTGACAGTGCAtttcagtttcaaccaaaattAGGAATCTTGCACCAAGGTAACATGGTCAACCTCATAACCTGTGGTGTACTAATGGCTATCCAAATGGTCATCGAGTTGCAAACTAGTGATTTATGGGTTTCTGAACAGTCCATAGCATGGCAAAGCTTGCAATGAACCTTAGGACTCCACAGTCAAAAAGCGGAGCATATTAAAGGCTACCATATAGTAATAATGAGGTACACCATGGAAAACAAAGCTTGCTGTCAGGTGAAGCACTCGCTGTCCCCAGACATTTTTTCATTCTTACCCCTCTCTGCAACCTAAATCACATAATGCTTCTTGCTTTAATATAAGTACactatctcaattctcaactaTGCTTCTTGCTTCTTGCATTTTCTGCATACCTCCCACATATTGAATTTCTACCTATGACTAGAAAGCTCTGAAAATATAatcctttttaaaatttgaaagtgTAAGAATTGCATACTTTCTTCCTACATGATGTTATTGCACTGATATTTGCTACACAGGAGAAGGATAGGGGAGATATTGAGCCCATTTTAGTCCATGATCTCAGTAGCCACATGTAAGAAAATCTGACCAGCTAGACTGCATCATTATTGGATCGTCCAGGGACTTATTCCCAATGTAATGTTATATTTTAACATGCATAAATGAGCAAAGCGTGACATAGATTAAAATGCATACCTGTGAATTTGGTATTCTTTGAGGATGGAACTGAATCTACATTCCATGTAGGATAAAGTAACTGCTGACGAAGTGTACCCAAAACCATATACGGTTTCTGAGGAAGGAAAAATATGTCCCTGCCTTTTCCACAGCTGTAGTTCTCAAGATCTCCATCCATCTTCAATGCACTATTTACTTCAAGAGATGTCCTATCTGGAGAAAGGGGTGGTTCAGGACTGTCCGCATCTTTCATATAGAATGTGATCTTCCCTATCCCTGTACTCCACAGACCAGCCATGGCTCTTAACAAAGAAGTCTTACCGCTCCCACTAGGGCCTGTTATCTGTAAACAAATTATTAAATTATAGTGAGATTCTTCACATCAAAGAGCAGATGGAGCCAGCTCAAAGCAGAAATATACTAACCAGCAAGTGGTCCTTTGTATTAACCTTCAAGGATAAGTCCCTAATAAGAGTAGCTTTACTCTTTGGGGTTTGTAGGGTCAAATTCTCAATGTCAACCAACTTATAACACTTGTCCGTTAGCATAGATCCATTTGACTGGATAACCGGAGAACTTCGAACATCACTGTATACAATACTAATCTCCTGATTAGGGTCTGAGAGTTGAGAGCCGCCGAGCTCCAACACATCATTGAACTCACCTACAATGTGGAAAACGTGGAAATTAGAAATTTTAgtaacttttctttttcattgctgtgaggaatggtgacattttGGTGGCTTGTAGATGTGGAAGAAGTGTTTAACTGTAAAGACTAGAGGGTTCTTAGGCAGTCTAAGGGTGTATTCCTCTTTTTAGGCGGGCTAGTGCATGATGTAAACTTAATTGTAAAGTCACATTTCTAGGTATAGCTGGAGGTGAATTTCTTCGTTCACCATTTTTATGTAAAGCATTTCGCATTTTCCATTGATGGAAGATACATCACAATTGAAAAAAGGGGTAGGTGTACAGACATTAGATATgcacaaaaaaaaggggggaaagaagTTTGTAAACTATACCTAGTCGATCGATTACAGCTGAAAAGGCGCTGATAGCCTGAAATTGGTATACAATGAGTGAAAAATCCCCAAGGATATGATTAAAAGCAGATACTGACTGGTTGATGACTCCAAACTCAATTTTTCCTGAGAAATACATTGGAGCAACAACTGCAGCAGGAAGAATCTGAATTAGATATCGATAACCACTGGTGAAGAACTCCAGATTTCGAGAAGAAATCAACAATTCCTGTAAAATAAACAGCAGAAACGAATACAGGAAAAGCAGTCAGATGCAAAACATGGCCATATAAACAAGCTATGTAGGGTAGGGACACCTCATTCTTTTGGTTGCTGTTGACCAAAGAAAAGCGTACCAAGAGGACccagaaaatagaaaaccaataaaaaccaCTGGATCTTTAatgttctgataccatgtaacaatatCACTGTATTAAAGACCAGcaataagagaagagaagaagaagaagagggattgacaaagagaagaaaggaagggaaagctACCCACGGTTTGTGTTGTGAACCGAATGACCAAACCGTGGGCAGCATCTTATATTTCTATGATGTAAGGCAGTACACAATTTCGAGAAGAAATCAACAATTCCTGTAAAATAAACAGCAGAAACGAATACAGGAAAAGCAGTCAGATGCAAAACATGGCCATATAAACAAGCTATGTAGGGTAGGGACACCTCATTCTTTTGGTTGCTGTTGACCAAAGAAAAGAGTACCATGAGGActcagaaaatagaaaaccaataaaaaccaCTGGATCTTTAatgttctgataccatgtaacaatatCACTGTATTAAAGACCAGcaataagagaagagaagaagaagaagagagattgacaaagagaagaaaggaagggaaagctACCCACGGTTTGTGTTGTGAACAGAATGACCAAACCGTGGGCAGCATCTTATATTTCTATGATGTAAGGCAGTACACAACcaacacatgaaaaaaaaaaaagtacaataccACTAGTGTCCTCACTAACTAAGCTAAACAATAGAAATCGTGGGCCTGTGGATCTAATATAAAGACTAACACTTAACAggttctaatgattttttcttttttttggggggtaggGGGGAAGCATGGGATAATCTAACCAGTGGAatgaaaaaccaacaaaaagaaGGAATGCATACGGCTAAATTTTCAGAAGCACTTCTGAAACGCTGCAGCAGAAGCTGCATTTCATTCCTCTCTCCTCCATAGAAAGCAACTGATTCAGCATTTTCTCTAACACGCACAAGTCCATAACGAAAATCtgcttcttttttctcttggaAGAAATTTAAGGTTACTAGGCCCTGCAATCACAAAGGAAAACTTTTTTTCATTTAAGCAAATAGCATTTCAATTTGGGCAACTTCAattgcaagaaaaaggaaaaaaaattaccctTCCAAGATATACACTAATAGCCGTTCCACCAAACGAATACACAATAAGTACAACAAAAAGTGGTGGGTAGATGCCATACAGAATGTTACTAAATGATATCAAGTCTACTGCAGCGTTAAAAAATGCCAATGAAAATGAAAGAGCTGTTCCAGTAAAAGAACTTAGGTCATCAACAATCCGCTGATCTGGATTATCAATTATTGACTGGGATTGAATCTTGTAGAATGTCCTATTCTTAAGATACCGTTCCATATAATATTTTGTCATCCAAGACCTCCATCTCAAAGCAAGTGTATCCCTTGCATAATCTCTCAATACAAAGAACtgcaaaaaaaaacacatgcttAATCCCTTAATATTAAGAACtgcaaacccaaaataaaacagATAAATTCATAGAAGTAACAAGATCAAAGAGGAAATGATAGAAAACATATGTTTCCAAGGAAATTAAAACAGAGTTGAATAACATTAAAACGAGAGAAATCTCTTGAGATATATAGTACAATATCAAGTAAGAATTAAATCacctaaatttaaaaaaaatcctaagGGTGAATATATCTTAGTCAACCACCAAGAGAAGCTTGTCTAGTTGGCCCAAAATATCTGC
This window encodes:
- the LOC122652528 gene encoding ABC transporter D family member 2, chloroplastic — protein: MFLTPAHPFCCSSNYQYHPPRLLVFLAPSPSPQFTSASLLNPSKIFSTLFLGMAIKEKIRRRRSLLLSQRITNTTTSTSDDSPFSEPQKDMDSQRKVPDLQTLWRRFWKVAAPYWSSDDKVQARLRLAAVFALTLATTGISVGFNFLGRDFYNALANKDQEQFTKQLLYYLGGFAGGIPFFVLRDYARDTLALRWRSWMTKYYMERYLKNRTFYKIQSQSIIDNPDQRIVDDLSSFTGTALSFSLAFFNAAVDLISFSNILYGIYPPLFVVLIVYSFGGTAISVYLGRGLVTLNFFQEKKEADFRYGLVRVRENAESVAFYGGERNEMQLLLQRFRSASENLAELLISSRNLEFFTSGYRYLIQILPAAVVAPMYFSGKIEFGVINQSVSAFNHILGDFSLIVYQFQAISAFSAVIDRLGEFNDVLELGGSQLSDPNQEISIVYSDVRSSPVIQSNGSMLTDKCYKLVDIENLTLQTPKSKATLIRDLSLKVNTKDHLLITGPSGSGKTSLLRAMAGLWSTGIGKITFYMKDADSPEPPLSPDRTSLEVNSALKMDGDLENYSCGKGRDIFFLPQKPYMVLGTLRQQLLYPTWNVDSVPSSKNTKFTDSLPFLMQAPNLKDVVKMPKPNVDDLIRVLEDVRLGYILSRFNGLDSTNEWSSVLSLGEQQRLAFARLLLSKPKLVLLDESTSALDEDNEVHLYEQIEAAGITYISIGHRRTLYNYHNRILHISKMDSDSGPSNWHLEPINQDTTYKRAKPTL